Proteins encoded within one genomic window of Rossellomorea vietnamensis:
- a CDS encoding cell wall-binding repeat-containing protein, producing the protein MKKGLFASISSVLLASCFLGSPVSAEGPVKEKMDLLAYDGEGFFTEEEPNDSFTGANDILLEDIVTGTFSKDDVDMYKIQVETEDPLEIYGGSWAEDPSILLDITLYDENKNKLAPEEASADEAIGSMASYSVTPGIYYISVRDRHNLANGEEYAFIATQALMEVGVDRLYGDDRYETALEIAYQGFDYADEIILATGTNFPDALAGAPLAYHRDAPILLTGKNTLHPTVKKAIKDLEVGKVTILGGPGVISDNVVKELKALGVNVSRISGNDRYETAVAIAKKLPHNDAAVVVSGKNYPDALSIASIAAQYGYPILLSDKDSIPASSLTQAKTYETNYVIGGTGVVSNTVLKKLNMPTRIAGQNRYQTNANIIHEFDMSTQYVFVATGTQFADALTGSVLAANWGGPLLLTPPNELHPEIRDLMMDSTYMATILGGPNAVSDKVEEEIWSTIVGNE; encoded by the coding sequence ATGAAAAAAGGATTATTTGCTTCAATCAGTTCAGTTTTACTAGCTTCCTGTTTCCTTGGATCTCCTGTTTCAGCTGAAGGTCCAGTAAAGGAAAAGATGGACCTGTTAGCTTATGACGGGGAAGGCTTTTTCACAGAAGAAGAGCCGAATGACAGCTTTACCGGAGCCAATGACATTCTTTTAGAGGATATCGTTACAGGGACGTTCTCGAAAGATGATGTGGATATGTATAAAATCCAGGTCGAGACAGAAGATCCCCTTGAAATATATGGTGGCAGCTGGGCTGAAGACCCAAGCATCCTATTAGACATTACTTTATACGATGAGAATAAGAATAAGCTTGCACCTGAAGAAGCCAGCGCAGATGAGGCGATCGGTTCCATGGCCTCCTACTCTGTCACTCCAGGTATCTATTATATATCTGTTCGTGATCGACATAACCTCGCTAACGGAGAAGAATACGCATTCATTGCGACTCAGGCACTCATGGAAGTGGGTGTAGACCGACTGTATGGAGATGACCGGTATGAAACGGCACTTGAAATCGCCTATCAAGGATTTGATTATGCTGATGAAATCATCCTGGCGACAGGCACCAACTTCCCGGATGCCCTGGCAGGAGCACCACTTGCCTATCACAGGGACGCTCCCATCTTGTTAACGGGAAAAAATACCCTTCATCCAACTGTTAAAAAAGCCATCAAAGATCTGGAAGTCGGGAAAGTGACAATCCTTGGTGGACCCGGTGTCATTTCTGATAACGTGGTGAAAGAACTGAAAGCACTTGGCGTCAATGTGTCTCGCATCAGCGGAAATGACCGGTATGAAACGGCCGTAGCCATTGCTAAGAAGCTTCCACACAATGACGCAGCCGTAGTCGTGAGCGGAAAGAATTATCCGGATGCCTTATCGATTGCATCCATCGCCGCACAATATGGATATCCGATTCTACTATCCGATAAAGACAGCATCCCTGCCTCCAGCCTGACTCAAGCCAAGACATATGAGACCAACTATGTCATCGGCGGTACAGGAGTGGTAAGCAATACTGTCCTGAAGAAGTTAAACATGCCAACAAGAATCGCAGGTCAAAACCGTTACCAAACCAATGCGAACATCATTCATGAGTTCGATATGTCGACTCAATATGTTTTCGTTGCAACGGGTACTCAGTTTGCCGATGCCCTGACTGGATCAGTCCTGGCCGCTAATTGGGGAGGGCCACTATTACTGACGCCTCCGAATGAACTTCATCCTGAGATCAGGGATTTAATGATGGATTCTACCTATATGGCAACGATCCTTGGTGGACCCAACGCAGTCTCTGATAAGGTGGAAGAGGAGATTTGGTCTACTATTGTTGGAAATGAATAA
- a CDS encoding FAD-dependent oxidoreductase: METLQADIIIIGGGIGGCTAALAASKRGKKVILTEETDWIGGQLTSQAVPPDEHQWIEQFGCTRTYREFRNRVREYYRRHYPLKEEARRDERLNPGKGWVSRLCHEPKVALAVLQEMLIPYTSSGRLSILTDYKVTGADVDGDDVRSVTVQHRDGPVKVLQGHYYLDATETGELLPLAGVEYVTGAEAKKDTGELHAPEEARPQDMQSFTYVFAVDYVEGGNFVIEKPEQYEFWKDYRAPFLQHQQLSWFAPDAHTGGSKEFAMFHHEDLWGLWDYRRIVDPSLFVEGAYEGDISLINWPQNDYWSGSIIDVSDEDRAKHIHESKQLSLSLLYWLQTEAPRPDGGKGYPGLRLRGDVLGTEDGLAKYPYIRESRRIKAVSTVVEEDINANTRDGIKQVNDSVGIGCYRIDLHPTTETNTFFYAESYPFEIPLGAMLPVRVNNVLPACKNIGSTHITNGCFRVHPVEWNIGESAGYLASFAMEKGVLPREVREDQALLRKFQALLVVEGIELKWPEVGPI; encoded by the coding sequence ATGGAAACGTTACAAGCAGACATCATCATCATCGGTGGCGGAATCGGGGGATGTACGGCTGCACTCGCTGCATCGAAACGTGGAAAAAAAGTCATCCTGACCGAAGAGACCGATTGGATAGGGGGACAGCTGACGAGCCAGGCGGTCCCGCCGGATGAGCACCAGTGGATCGAGCAGTTTGGCTGCACGAGGACATACCGTGAGTTCCGGAACCGTGTGCGGGAGTACTACCGTCGTCACTATCCTCTGAAGGAAGAGGCAAGGCGGGATGAACGGCTGAATCCAGGAAAGGGATGGGTCAGCAGGCTCTGCCATGAACCGAAAGTGGCCCTAGCCGTCCTTCAGGAGATGCTCATTCCTTATACGAGCAGCGGGAGGTTATCAATTCTTACTGATTATAAAGTGACCGGTGCGGACGTGGATGGAGACGATGTTCGATCTGTTACCGTTCAGCATAGGGACGGACCTGTCAAAGTCCTGCAGGGGCATTATTATCTGGATGCGACGGAAACCGGAGAGCTTTTGCCATTGGCAGGAGTGGAATACGTCACAGGGGCAGAAGCCAAAAAGGATACAGGCGAGCTGCATGCCCCGGAAGAAGCCAGGCCGCAGGACATGCAGTCCTTCACGTATGTGTTCGCAGTGGACTATGTGGAGGGCGGAAATTTTGTCATTGAAAAGCCGGAACAGTATGAGTTCTGGAAAGACTATCGTGCCCCGTTTTTACAGCATCAGCAGTTAAGCTGGTTCGCCCCCGATGCCCATACGGGTGGTTCGAAGGAATTTGCGATGTTCCATCATGAAGACCTGTGGGGGCTGTGGGATTACCGGCGGATCGTGGACCCGAGCCTTTTTGTTGAGGGCGCCTATGAAGGGGATATCTCCCTGATCAATTGGCCGCAGAACGATTATTGGAGTGGTTCGATCATCGATGTCAGTGATGAAGACCGGGCAAAGCATATCCATGAGTCGAAGCAGCTGAGTCTTTCCCTGCTGTACTGGCTGCAGACGGAAGCGCCTAGGCCGGATGGGGGAAAAGGGTACCCTGGACTGAGGTTGCGGGGGGATGTTCTCGGGACGGAGGATGGTCTCGCCAAATATCCTTATATTCGTGAATCGAGGAGAATCAAAGCCGTGTCGACGGTAGTCGAAGAAGACATCAATGCCAATACGAGGGACGGCATAAAACAGGTGAATGATTCTGTGGGGATCGGCTGTTACCGGATCGATTTGCATCCGACGACGGAGACGAATACGTTCTTTTACGCTGAAAGTTATCCGTTTGAGATTCCTTTGGGGGCTATGCTGCCGGTGCGGGTGAACAATGTGCTTCCAGCGTGTAAGAATATCGGATCTACCCATATTACGAACGGCTGCTTCAGGGTGCATCCGGTGGAATGGAATATCGGGGAATCGGCAGGGTATCTTGCTTCTTTTGCCATGGAGAAAGGCGTGTTGCCCCGTGAAGTGAGGGAGGATCAAGCGTTGTTGCGGAAATTTCAGGCACTGCTGGTGGTAGAAGGGATTGAATTGAAGTGGCCAGAAGTAGGGCCGATCTAG
- a CDS encoding glycoside hydrolase family 10 protein — MKKWLIGKKMTMSAMALALTIPALQAPALTAEADEGGATKVVDEDGISIIVNAENDRNNTNKLVVFDPTFSYFTETNGSSYEVILKKDEGNSYHVVSSGQGDSAIPEDGVVLSTGPQTTDEIMRFLKSLEKGESVSINEPVERTYANTLDDIDPTDESNPEGAPFPGNRGANQLLLYTPAFGSSTGTNPYGYEITVTDGVVTKIGGGDSSIPSNGFVVSGHGTEAEYLKKAEIGMKVEYDADGKIELIRDASTYIFKSEQTLQEAKQSIAHAEENYIDAEFKKAHASVKEAEDFLKKAGDIQSEDPQKALEYTEEATQAAYDAYYYSLPSEVGEQRAIWYRPEEKDLDDVITTLDRMEEAGFNSLYLETTFWGYTIFPSDTMEAYGLPKQHPNFANQDYGKYGSDILKAFIEEGKKRGITIQSWTDGFMIGHSSLGLPSQFKKYPEWSAVQRNDEPGTPGSDSSSNYYWLDIANPDVQDFMLDIYKEQQEDYKITGVNIDYMRYPHHPFDKSYGFSASNRERFETEFGVDPMDLEESDALWEEWENWLREQENTFVDQLHVQSKDIYPAFMVTATPEPGAEAVLISDWVEDIDGVIPQAYGHDFNSIQSTVIASKKLTPPSMMYYTGIYSFFHHLGEKAAVNDVLAAGHGTSGVNMFAFGQASAPSVDALGKGPWRNAAINPGEDPKAAVHATVKQLKEQVASIYIPKGAVNKEEGKELENNLSKWEKMMKRPDQSLKIDKVEKEFEKTVELINSFKTLNPIVKDRVVEKMDKVEKWLNYYYEKQQ; from the coding sequence ATGAAAAAGTGGTTAATCGGAAAGAAAATGACAATGTCAGCCATGGCCCTCGCACTGACAATCCCGGCTCTTCAAGCCCCGGCACTCACAGCGGAAGCGGATGAAGGGGGAGCGACCAAAGTCGTCGATGAGGATGGAATCAGCATCATCGTCAATGCAGAAAATGATCGCAACAATACGAACAAGCTTGTCGTGTTTGATCCCACGTTCAGTTATTTTACCGAAACAAACGGGTCATCGTATGAAGTGATCCTCAAGAAGGATGAGGGGAACAGTTATCATGTTGTGTCTTCCGGGCAGGGAGACAGTGCGATTCCTGAAGACGGGGTCGTCCTGTCAACGGGACCGCAAACGACAGATGAGATCATGCGTTTCCTGAAGAGCCTGGAAAAGGGAGAGAGTGTTTCGATCAATGAACCGGTTGAAAGGACCTATGCCAATACATTAGATGATATTGACCCAACCGATGAATCAAATCCTGAGGGAGCCCCGTTTCCGGGAAATCGTGGAGCCAACCAACTCTTGCTGTATACTCCTGCCTTTGGTTCAAGCACAGGAACAAATCCATATGGATATGAAATTACCGTGACCGATGGAGTCGTCACGAAAATCGGCGGAGGGGACAGTAGCATTCCGTCCAACGGATTTGTCGTAAGCGGACACGGAACAGAAGCGGAATACCTGAAAAAAGCAGAGATTGGGATGAAAGTGGAGTATGATGCGGACGGTAAAATTGAATTGATCCGCGACGCGTCCACCTATATTTTTAAAAGTGAACAAACCTTGCAGGAAGCGAAGCAAAGCATCGCTCATGCTGAGGAAAATTATATTGATGCAGAGTTTAAGAAAGCACATGCTTCTGTAAAGGAAGCGGAGGATTTTTTGAAAAAGGCAGGAGATATCCAGAGTGAAGATCCTCAAAAGGCCTTGGAATATACGGAAGAAGCGACTCAGGCCGCCTACGACGCGTACTACTATTCCCTTCCTTCTGAAGTAGGGGAGCAGCGTGCGATCTGGTATCGACCGGAAGAGAAGGATCTGGATGACGTCATCACGACGTTGGACCGGATGGAAGAGGCAGGCTTCAACTCTCTGTATCTTGAAACGACGTTCTGGGGATATACGATCTTCCCGAGTGACACGATGGAAGCCTACGGTCTGCCAAAGCAGCACCCGAACTTCGCCAATCAGGACTATGGGAAATACGGTTCGGACATCCTGAAAGCTTTCATTGAAGAAGGCAAGAAGCGGGGGATCACGATTCAATCGTGGACGGATGGCTTCATGATCGGCCACAGCAGCCTTGGTCTGCCGTCACAGTTCAAAAAGTACCCTGAATGGAGCGCGGTACAGCGAAATGATGAACCGGGCACACCGGGAAGTGATTCCAGCAGCAACTATTACTGGCTGGACATTGCAAACCCTGACGTCCAGGACTTTATGCTGGATATCTATAAAGAACAGCAAGAGGACTATAAGATCACAGGTGTAAATATCGACTATATGCGTTATCCGCACCATCCGTTTGATAAGAGCTATGGTTTCAGTGCTTCGAATCGTGAACGTTTCGAAACGGAATTCGGAGTCGATCCAATGGATTTAGAAGAGTCCGATGCGTTATGGGAAGAGTGGGAGAATTGGCTGCGTGAACAGGAAAACACGTTTGTCGATCAGCTTCATGTACAGAGTAAAGACATATACCCTGCCTTTATGGTCACGGCGACTCCTGAACCGGGGGCAGAGGCTGTCCTGATCAGCGACTGGGTAGAGGACATCGATGGTGTCATCCCGCAGGCGTATGGACATGATTTCAATAGCATCCAATCGACGGTCATCGCCAGTAAAAAGCTGACTCCGCCTTCGATGATGTATTATACGGGGATCTATTCGTTCTTCCATCACCTTGGTGAAAAAGCAGCCGTCAATGATGTATTGGCAGCAGGTCATGGAACGTCAGGTGTGAACATGTTCGCCTTCGGTCAGGCCAGTGCCCCTTCTGTGGACGCATTGGGGAAAGGGCCGTGGAGAAATGCGGCAATTAACCCTGGGGAAGATCCCAAAGCGGCTGTCCATGCTACGGTTAAGCAGTTGAAGGAACAGGTGGCTTCCATTTATATACCAAAGGGAGCGGTTAACAAGGAAGAAGGAAAAGAGCTGGAGAATAATCTTAGTAAATGGGAGAAAATGATGAAGCGGCCGGATCAGTCTCTCAAAATAGACAAAGTAGAGAAGGAGTTTGAGAAGACGGTTGAACTGATTAACTCCTTTAAAACACTGAATCCAATAGTGAAGGATAGAGTAGTGGAGAAGATGGATAAAGTGGAGAAGTGGTTGAATTATTATTATGAGAAACAGCAGTAA
- a CDS encoding NAD-dependent epimerase/dehydratase family protein produces the protein MSKVLVTGGAGFIGSHIVEELLNNNEQVVVIDNFSMGSMDNLPKSNQLTVVEGDISVRETISDLFQQNQFKKIFHLGAIASVAASVEDPLHTHQTNLEATLYLLEEARKQGGLERFVFASSAAVYGDEPTLPKKETSAIRPLTPYAIDKFASEQYVLAFSRLYDIPTAAVRFFNVFGNRQNPSSPYSGVVSILTDKFKQLMKKEETTFTLFGDGEQTRDFIYVKDVVQAVFLVSETSDAIGKVFNVGTGGSTSLNELIGLYEEITETTLPIEKKKERSGDIKESYSDISELKSLGFEPKFTMREGLLEYWNKENE, from the coding sequence ATGAGCAAGGTCCTTGTCACAGGGGGAGCCGGATTTATAGGCTCACATATTGTAGAAGAATTATTAAATAATAACGAGCAAGTAGTCGTGATAGATAATTTCTCCATGGGTTCAATGGATAATCTTCCGAAAAGCAATCAACTGACGGTTGTCGAAGGGGATATTTCCGTAAGAGAAACGATATCGGATTTATTTCAGCAGAACCAATTCAAAAAAATCTTCCACTTGGGCGCGATTGCAAGTGTGGCTGCCTCGGTTGAAGACCCGCTCCATACTCATCAAACGAACTTGGAAGCGACTTTATACTTACTAGAAGAAGCCCGGAAACAAGGTGGTTTGGAACGCTTCGTTTTTGCTTCATCGGCCGCCGTATATGGGGATGAACCGACACTTCCGAAGAAAGAAACGTCAGCGATCAGACCACTCACGCCATATGCCATTGATAAATTTGCTTCTGAGCAGTACGTGTTGGCCTTTAGCCGGTTATACGATATTCCGACTGCAGCCGTCCGTTTCTTCAACGTCTTTGGAAACAGACAAAATCCATCTTCGCCGTATTCAGGAGTCGTATCGATCCTGACAGATAAATTTAAACAGCTGATGAAAAAGGAAGAGACAACCTTTACTCTCTTTGGTGATGGGGAACAAACGAGAGATTTCATCTATGTAAAAGATGTCGTTCAAGCCGTCTTCCTTGTTTCCGAAACTTCGGATGCGATCGGGAAGGTGTTCAATGTAGGTACGGGTGGATCGACAAGCCTGAATGAACTGATCGGCTTATATGAAGAAATTACGGAAACGACATTACCAATCGAGAAAAAGAAAGAGCGGTCCGGCGATATTAAAGAATCCTACTCTGATATCTCAGAACTGAAATCACTTGGATTCGAACCGAAGTTCACGATGAGAGAGGGACTTTTGGAATATTGGAACAAGGAAAACGAATAA
- a CDS encoding heparan-alpha-glucosaminide N-acetyltransferase domain-containing protein, translated as MEQVQPLEEPIQVKKKKRVYSLDMLRGIIVALSVFLSTIPYGKIEYPFFRHAEWYGVTLIDIILPTFITIFGVSMAIAYQRGVKWEKILKRTVRLIVYGVIFTIIVEWTLDFPTLRLSGVLQMFALLGIVTVLITKFVQSPWKLMLIALLVSSLYGGLILQSGQSCEGGLPQPDCNPFHMIDSAVFGEAHLYHEGERGYDPEGLVTSLSALSNVLFGYAFGRLILTRKKTGAWRELLGIGIVLIVLSLVWDHFLPYNKRLWTPAFALLAAGFASSMLSVLYLIFDKRKVDAKETALKPVVWFLEAYGRNSFLIYFGKFMLGSVLIHLSVMDDGIEKSLSRVINEWMGTFAPHPQLAYGLLNLLFWTIVAFICHRKKWYLKV; from the coding sequence ATGGAACAAGTTCAACCATTAGAAGAACCCATTCAAGTGAAAAAGAAAAAAAGAGTTTACTCCCTTGATATGCTCAGGGGGATCATTGTCGCGTTATCCGTTTTTTTGAGTACGATTCCTTATGGGAAGATTGAGTATCCTTTCTTCCGGCATGCGGAATGGTACGGGGTCACCTTGATTGATATCATTCTGCCTACGTTCATCACCATCTTTGGGGTGAGTATGGCGATTGCTTACCAACGTGGGGTGAAATGGGAGAAGATACTGAAGCGGACGGTTCGCCTGATTGTCTATGGGGTCATTTTCACCATTATCGTGGAGTGGACGCTGGATTTCCCTACTCTGCGATTGAGCGGTGTGCTTCAGATGTTCGCTCTTCTGGGAATCGTGACCGTGCTGATCACGAAGTTTGTCCAATCTCCTTGGAAGCTGATGCTGATTGCCTTATTGGTGTCCTCTTTATATGGGGGACTGATCCTTCAATCGGGACAATCATGTGAAGGAGGATTGCCACAGCCCGACTGCAATCCTTTCCATATGATCGACAGCGCTGTGTTCGGGGAAGCGCATTTGTATCATGAAGGGGAGCGAGGCTATGATCCCGAAGGCCTGGTCACCAGTTTGTCGGCATTATCCAATGTTCTTTTTGGATATGCATTTGGACGCTTGATCCTCACACGTAAAAAAACCGGTGCATGGAGAGAGCTGTTGGGGATTGGTATTGTACTGATTGTTCTTTCCCTTGTATGGGATCATTTCCTTCCTTATAACAAAAGGCTCTGGACGCCGGCGTTTGCTTTATTGGCAGCGGGCTTTGCATCCAGCATGCTTTCGGTTTTGTATCTTATATTTGATAAGAGGAAAGTGGACGCGAAAGAAACAGCATTGAAGCCGGTCGTATGGTTTTTGGAGGCATATGGACGCAATAGCTTCTTAATCTATTTCGGCAAGTTCATGCTTGGTTCTGTGTTGATCCATCTATCGGTCATGGATGATGGCATTGAGAAATCATTATCAAGGGTGATCAATGAGTGGATGGGCACCTTTGCCCCTCATCCCCAACTGGCATACGGACTGCTTAACCTGTTATTCTGGACCATCGTTGCTTTTATCTGTCACAGGAAGAAATGGTACTTGAAGGTGTAG
- a CDS encoding PIG-L family deacetylase: protein MRIVYVSLILLLTTLLGACSLFEKEPETSVFYSPHADDETLSLGPSILRQIDKGNEVAVVLLSHGEASQSIKKVNEKLKDKDLPAISKEEFGNSRVKEFKKSLEELGVKPENVYIYDLPDGDIQKEDVMKIMKEMDKRYPDARHHALSYNDPHRDHAASGAALKELADDGTISSALFYLPVQEFENMDYDDTYPVPDSLKDNYKKSLAAYRIWKPEEGLYSIGYTSVKPYFMEAGRYGESRWHK, encoded by the coding sequence ATGCGCATCGTCTATGTTTCTCTCATATTGTTACTCACAACACTACTCGGGGCATGCTCCCTTTTCGAAAAAGAACCCGAAACATCCGTCTTCTACTCCCCTCATGCAGACGACGAAACTCTCAGTCTCGGCCCGTCCATCCTGCGTCAGATCGATAAAGGAAATGAAGTCGCCGTGGTCCTCCTTTCACATGGGGAAGCCAGCCAATCGATTAAAAAGGTCAACGAAAAATTAAAAGACAAAGACCTGCCTGCCATCTCCAAAGAAGAGTTCGGCAACTCCCGGGTAAAAGAATTCAAAAAATCCCTCGAAGAGCTGGGAGTCAAGCCAGAGAACGTCTACATCTATGACCTTCCCGACGGGGACATCCAAAAAGAGGACGTCATGAAAATCATGAAGGAAATGGATAAACGCTACCCCGATGCCCGCCATCATGCCCTATCCTATAACGACCCTCACAGGGACCATGCCGCTTCGGGAGCCGCTTTAAAGGAACTTGCTGATGATGGGACCATTTCATCTGCACTCTTTTATCTGCCTGTGCAGGAGTTTGAGAATATGGACTATGATGATACTTATCCTGTGCCAGATAGTCTTAAGGACAATTACAAAAAGAGTTTGGCAGCCTACCGGATTTGGAAGCCTGAGGAAGGGTTGTATTCGATTGGGTATACTTCTGTGAAGCCTTATTTTATGGAGGCTGGGAGGTATGGGGAGAGTCGGTGGCATAAGTGA
- a CDS encoding LCP family protein — MKKAIIIISSIIGVILLGGGIYAGYLYQSVKNTTSEMHEEVKREHSTPKPVLSQKNDVPVEPISILLMGVDERANDRGRSDTLIVMTLNPEKEKMQMISIPRDTRTEIIGHGTTDKINHAYAFGGAKMAIETVENFTDIPVDYYIKVNMEALSSLVDAMGGVTVHNDLDWYDEGYYKKGYHYREGDIKLNGPKALGYVRMRHLDPNGDFGRNERQRQIITAIIDKASDVTAVTKFDDILKVLGSNVKTDMTFEDMMDIQKNYRSTKNTIEQYEIKGQGGLIGGTYYLTVPDNEQEKVTEMLRENLAAS, encoded by the coding sequence ATGAAAAAAGCAATTATTATCATCTCAAGTATTATCGGTGTCATCCTGTTGGGTGGGGGAATCTACGCTGGCTACCTGTACCAATCAGTCAAGAACACTACCAGCGAGATGCATGAAGAGGTTAAGAGGGAACATAGTACCCCTAAACCAGTGTTATCTCAAAAAAATGATGTTCCCGTTGAGCCCATTTCCATTTTACTAATGGGAGTAGACGAGAGAGCAAATGATAGAGGAAGATCAGATACTTTAATTGTCATGACATTAAATCCAGAAAAAGAAAAAATGCAGATGATCAGTATCCCCCGGGATACCCGAACAGAAATCATCGGGCATGGTACAACGGATAAAATTAACCATGCTTATGCCTTTGGCGGTGCAAAAATGGCCATCGAAACCGTTGAGAATTTCACAGATATCCCTGTCGACTACTACATCAAGGTAAATATGGAAGCCCTTAGCTCCTTAGTCGATGCCATGGGTGGGGTGACAGTCCATAACGACCTGGATTGGTATGACGAGGGTTATTATAAAAAAGGGTACCATTATCGTGAAGGGGATATTAAGTTGAATGGCCCTAAAGCGTTAGGGTATGTACGAATGAGGCACTTAGATCCCAATGGGGACTTTGGACGGAATGAGCGACAACGTCAAATCATCACAGCCATTATCGACAAAGCTTCCGACGTAACAGCAGTAACGAAATTCGACGACATTCTGAAAGTGCTAGGAAGTAATGTGAAAACCGACATGACGTTTGAAGATATGATGGATATCCAGAAGAATTATCGAAGTACCAAGAATACAATTGAACAATATGAAATTAAGGGGCAGGGCGGTTTGATCGGCGGAACGTATTATTTGACCGTTCCTGATAATGAGCAGGAAAAGGTTACAGAGATGCTGAGGGAGAACTTGGCTGCAAGCTAA
- a CDS encoding ROK family protein, whose amino-acid sequence MTLRIGVDLGGTNMRAALLDDKGRILKEAKEKTEAHAGPVKVIANLISLIETVKGDESVLVIGIGSPGPLDARSGTILSPPNLPGWERIPLAAIIEEHFELPVKVDNDANVAAVAEAKLGAGAGYESVYYLTVSTGVGGGFVINGKVFQGANGYAGEVGNMIVVPNGRKHPSLNPGALESLASGTAIGAAGESIGIPGGSEAVFNEARNGNEAAQSIIDEAVVYLAMAIANLTHAINPDVFVLGGGVMSSEEQILHPLRAKVKEYVYPELKELVKIVPAKLGSNSGVIGAGFIV is encoded by the coding sequence ATGACCTTACGGATCGGGGTGGACTTGGGTGGAACGAATATGCGGGCCGCACTCCTAGATGACAAAGGCAGGATCCTGAAAGAAGCCAAAGAGAAGACGGAGGCTCACGCAGGGCCGGTGAAGGTCATCGCCAACTTGATTTCACTCATTGAAACGGTGAAAGGGGACGAGAGTGTGCTCGTCATCGGGATCGGTAGCCCTGGTCCCCTGGATGCGCGATCCGGCACGATTCTTTCTCCCCCTAACTTACCTGGCTGGGAGCGGATTCCCTTGGCTGCGATTATCGAGGAGCATTTTGAATTACCCGTGAAGGTGGATAATGATGCGAATGTGGCGGCTGTGGCTGAAGCGAAGCTTGGAGCGGGCGCCGGCTATGAAAGTGTTTATTATCTGACGGTAAGCACGGGTGTCGGTGGTGGATTTGTCATTAACGGGAAGGTATTTCAAGGTGCAAATGGATATGCCGGAGAGGTTGGCAATATGATTGTGGTGCCGAATGGAAGAAAGCATCCTTCGTTAAATCCTGGCGCACTTGAAAGTTTGGCAAGCGGAACGGCCATTGGGGCAGCCGGGGAGTCAATTGGGATCCCCGGTGGGTCCGAAGCCGTGTTTAACGAAGCTCGTAATGGAAATGAAGCGGCCCAGAGCATTATTGATGAAGCTGTCGTATACCTGGCCATGGCAATCGCCAATCTCACCCATGCCATCAATCCTGACGTCTTCGTATTGGGTGGGGGCGTGATGAGTTCAGAAGAGCAGATTCTCCATCCATTAAGGGCCAAGGTGAAAGAGTATGTGTATCCGGAATTGAAAGAACTCGTCAAGATCGTCCCTGCAAAGCTTGGTTCCAACTCAGGGGTGATCGGGGCAGGATTCATCGTTTAG